A single genomic interval of Lewinellaceae bacterium harbors:
- a CDS encoding OmpA family protein translates to MDWLQISQTFCDLEQEIGQLPRPQIIKLSRYDVTRLEIRTVRENLQRRIVERMSVSGTIPELLALEAASNCWAEGAIDTLRNIIVNKNIDPKQEVYDTEADKKWKGAPLALPTEEQIRTEPGRSCLGLGSDKSQGISYEDATTIAERYADVILPANYSKFWDIRENIWDIFQAHHSYCEMDRFQVEHPANALAQDCWYDNAQDTLCLSLLRPLLAFHRNNPHTGLDMEVCFQILCLSRFAEDANDLNAEERRQVEDVEMMFSLQRQLLRCKEAADSAALISKVAYLAKKYRHHRMVFDLAVKTANYFAGKGRLGQAREALNAFRPLFPDSSVCAADYFFQIRKQDWFDSFEALLARAGEQMAMPLPVSAWNTKDHDEYALVSWGGTEEVFFVRKHRKDGTVHLMTSRLKNKMWSKPAPVKELSVDDDVVPLSISSNGRLMLLRSGGKLLRAIRPDIHRPWFAPEAMPMPGRFAGNAWISPNDSLLLMEYYATPVNALKEPKRDLAVSRLEADGKYGNAVPLGEKINLPDDHEGSPLMGVGGRLLFFTSDRIEGLGKRDMYSIRLQNPGDWATMDEPLNLGLQLNTIFEDEGISYFSEYTGMAYFHRLGPCLEDKDIWQVKLKPEVFPENAMRLAGLVINEKGQPIGGGFMEITPDYNLNVHDRSISDKGTYTFTVPDSTAVVRLFPEIPGYYSEQDTTHFLGSIARGEIIRDTFRLTSFDYIRRNYRLVHSTFHKGTAEFDNPGKAYPELTRLAKIATRMGAELHLSGHTDGSGLESGNKELSFRRARSVKQFLVEKCGFNSDKIFVYGYGEGKPICPNDTEEGRRCNRRVEVVFKMPALPGRE, encoded by the coding sequence ATGGACTGGTTGCAGATCAGCCAAACGTTTTGTGACCTGGAGCAGGAAATCGGCCAGCTGCCAAGGCCGCAGATCATCAAGCTGTCGAGGTACGATGTAACGCGGTTAGAAATCCGGACGGTTCGGGAAAACCTGCAGAGGCGTATCGTCGAGCGGATGTCGGTATCCGGTACGATCCCGGAACTCCTGGCCCTGGAAGCCGCATCAAATTGCTGGGCGGAGGGGGCGATAGATACCCTGCGCAACATCATCGTCAATAAGAACATTGACCCCAAACAAGAGGTATACGACACTGAAGCGGACAAAAAATGGAAGGGGGCGCCTCTGGCGCTTCCCACCGAAGAGCAAATCCGAACAGAGCCGGGGCGCTCCTGCCTGGGGCTCGGTTCGGATAAGTCGCAGGGAATCAGCTATGAGGATGCCACTACCATAGCAGAACGCTATGCTGACGTCATCCTGCCCGCCAATTATTCAAAATTCTGGGACATCCGGGAAAACATCTGGGATATATTCCAGGCGCACCATTCTTATTGCGAGATGGATCGCTTCCAAGTGGAGCATCCCGCCAACGCTTTGGCACAGGATTGCTGGTACGACAACGCACAGGATACCCTTTGCCTCAGCCTGTTACGCCCGCTACTGGCTTTCCATCGCAACAATCCGCATACCGGCCTGGATATGGAAGTGTGTTTTCAAATACTGTGTTTGTCCAGATTTGCCGAAGATGCTAATGATCTCAATGCGGAAGAGCGCCGGCAGGTAGAGGATGTGGAAATGATGTTCAGCCTGCAACGGCAACTGCTGCGGTGTAAGGAAGCCGCCGATTCGGCAGCCCTGATCTCAAAGGTTGCCTATTTGGCTAAAAAGTACCGGCATCACCGGATGGTGTTCGACCTGGCGGTGAAAACGGCTAATTATTTCGCCGGCAAAGGGCGCCTGGGCCAGGCGCGGGAAGCACTGAATGCTTTCCGGCCGCTCTTTCCGGACTCCTCCGTATGCGCTGCCGATTATTTTTTTCAGATTAGAAAACAGGACTGGTTCGATAGTTTTGAAGCCCTCCTGGCCCGCGCCGGCGAGCAAATGGCAATGCCTCTGCCGGTATCTGCCTGGAATACCAAGGATCACGATGAATATGCCCTGGTATCCTGGGGAGGGACAGAGGAGGTGTTCTTCGTCAGGAAACACCGGAAAGATGGAACGGTGCATCTGATGACTTCCAGGTTAAAAAACAAGATGTGGTCGAAGCCCGCTCCCGTGAAGGAACTGTCGGTTGACGACGATGTGGTTCCGCTTTCCATAAGCTCTAACGGGCGGCTGATGCTCCTGAGGTCGGGCGGCAAACTGCTGCGGGCGATCCGGCCCGATATCCACCGGCCCTGGTTTGCCCCGGAAGCAATGCCCATGCCAGGCCGGTTTGCCGGCAATGCCTGGATTTCTCCTAATGATTCCCTTTTGCTGATGGAATATTACGCCACGCCCGTCAACGCGCTGAAGGAACCGAAAAGAGACCTTGCGGTATCCCGGCTGGAGGCAGATGGAAAATACGGAAACGCAGTTCCTCTGGGAGAAAAAATCAATCTGCCGGATGACCACGAAGGCAGCCCCTTGATGGGGGTGGGCGGAAGGTTGCTGTTTTTTACCTCCGACCGCATAGAAGGGCTCGGAAAGCGGGATATGTACAGTATCAGGCTGCAAAACCCCGGAGACTGGGCCACTATGGACGAACCCCTGAACCTGGGGCTGCAGCTGAATACCATCTTTGAAGACGAAGGCATTTCCTATTTTTCGGAATACACAGGCATGGCTTATTTTCACCGTCTCGGCCCCTGCCTGGAAGATAAAGACATCTGGCAGGTGAAACTGAAACCCGAAGTGTTCCCGGAAAATGCGATGCGCCTGGCCGGCCTGGTGATCAATGAAAAAGGGCAACCGATCGGCGGCGGGTTTATGGAAATCACTCCCGATTACAACCTCAATGTCCACGACCGATCGATATCGGACAAAGGAACCTACACTTTTACGGTCCCCGACAGTACCGCGGTGGTGAGGCTTTTCCCTGAGATTCCTGGGTATTATTCTGAGCAGGACACTACCCATTTTCTGGGCAGCATAGCCAGAGGGGAGATCATCCGCGATACCTTTAGGCTCACTTCTTTCGACTATATCCGGCGGAATTACCGGCTCGTACACAGCACCTTCCATAAGGGGACTGCCGAATTCGACAATCCCGGCAAGGCCTATCCCGAGCTTACCCGCCTGGCCAAGATCGCCACCCGTATGGGCGCTGAGCTTCACCTGTCCGGCCATACGGACGGTTCCGGGCTGGAATCCGGCAACAAGGAATTGTCTTTCCGTCGAGCCCGGTCCGTCAAACAATTCCTGGTGGAGAAATGTGGTTTCAACTCCGATAAGATTTTCGTGTATGGCTATGGCGAAGGCAAACCCATTTGCCCGAATGATACAGAGGAAGGGCGCCGCTGCAACCGGCGGGTGGAAGTAGTCTTTAAAATGCCGGCGCTGCCGGGGAGGGAGTAG
- a CDS encoding DUF4492 domain-containing protein, giving the protein MKMKGKKGLREGKWGKPITFIMITKVIIIFITIIKVTIYRNTLNANILNPTSLDSVRHLFDRRCLRPECLI; this is encoded by the coding sequence ATGAAAATGAAAGGGAAAAAAGGGTTAAGAGAGGGAAAATGGGGTAAGCCCATTACATTTATAATGATTACAAAAGTAATTATTATTTTTATAACGATTATAAAAGTAACGATTTACAGGAACACCCTGAATGCCAATATCCTCAATCCAACATCCCTAGATTCGGTGAGACACTTATTCGATAGACGATGCCTTCGGCCAGAGTGTCTAATTTAA
- a CDS encoding ATP-binding cassette domain-containing protein has protein sequence MLTVQGLGLQYGKRILFDEVDLKFTRGNCYGVIGANGAGKTTFLKILAGEIPAMRGSVSIEPGNRMAVLKQNHFEFEEEEVLNTVMMGDRELYDIMVEKNAIYMNPDATEADGMRAAELENKYGEMGGWTAESDAAELLSNMGVPEAVHYKQMKELSGPEKVKVLLAQALFNNPDLLLLDEPTNDLDAETVAWLADFLADFKNTVIVVSHDRYFLDMACTHMVDIDFRRMRIFTGNYTFWYESSQLMAQQMANKNKKVEQKRKEMMEFIQRFSANASKSKQATSRKKALEKLNLEDIQPSSRKYPYINFQMEREPGGQILKVDNLGYLSTDGSPLFGQVSFTINQGEKIALVSREASAMTAFFEVLAGEAGAHSGTFEFGKTIKVGYQPNENEKYFAGANDLDLINWLRQYSEDKDEQFLRGFLGRMLFSGEEVYKQASVLSGGEKVRCMLSKIMLHQPNFLLLDEPTNHLDLESITALNNAMQDFKGNLIFTSHDHQLMQTVANRIIEITPNGAIDSLMTFEEFLVSEDVKRQREALYRGVLV, from the coding sequence ATGTTGACAGTTCAGGGCCTCGGCCTGCAGTACGGAAAGCGCATTCTCTTTGACGAGGTAGACCTCAAATTCACCCGAGGCAACTGCTACGGCGTAATCGGCGCCAACGGGGCCGGCAAGACCACTTTCCTGAAGATCCTCGCCGGGGAGATTCCCGCTATGCGGGGCAGCGTGAGCATCGAGCCCGGCAACCGCATGGCGGTGCTGAAGCAGAACCACTTTGAGTTCGAAGAGGAGGAAGTATTGAATACGGTCATGATGGGCGACCGGGAGCTCTACGACATCATGGTGGAAAAGAACGCCATCTACATGAATCCCGACGCCACCGAGGCCGACGGCATGCGCGCCGCCGAACTGGAAAACAAGTACGGCGAAATGGGGGGATGGACGGCCGAGAGCGATGCCGCCGAATTGCTGAGCAACATGGGCGTGCCGGAAGCGGTGCATTACAAGCAAATGAAGGAACTGAGCGGCCCGGAAAAAGTAAAGGTCCTGCTGGCTCAGGCTCTGTTCAACAACCCCGACCTCCTGCTGCTCGACGAGCCCACCAACGACCTGGACGCCGAAACAGTGGCCTGGCTGGCCGACTTCCTGGCGGACTTCAAAAATACAGTGATCGTGGTCTCCCACGACCGCTACTTCCTGGATATGGCCTGCACCCACATGGTGGACATCGACTTCCGCCGCATGCGCATCTTTACCGGCAATTATACCTTCTGGTACGAATCCAGCCAGCTGATGGCCCAGCAAATGGCCAACAAGAACAAAAAGGTGGAGCAAAAGCGCAAGGAGATGATGGAGTTCATCCAGCGCTTCAGCGCCAACGCCTCCAAATCGAAGCAGGCCACCTCCCGCAAAAAAGCACTGGAGAAACTCAATCTGGAAGACATCCAGCCCTCCAGCCGCAAGTATCCCTACATCAACTTCCAGATGGAGCGCGAACCGGGCGGCCAAATCCTCAAAGTGGACAACCTCGGCTACCTTTCTACCGACGGCAGCCCGCTCTTCGGCCAGGTGTCCTTCACCATCAACCAGGGCGAGAAAATCGCCCTCGTCAGCCGGGAAGCGTCGGCCATGACCGCGTTCTTCGAGGTGCTGGCCGGCGAGGCCGGGGCCCATTCCGGTACTTTTGAGTTCGGCAAGACCATTAAAGTGGGTTACCAGCCCAATGAAAATGAAAAGTACTTCGCCGGCGCCAACGACCTAGACCTCATCAACTGGCTGCGCCAGTACTCAGAAGATAAGGACGAGCAGTTCCTGCGCGGCTTCCTCGGCCGGATGTTGTTCTCCGGCGAAGAGGTCTACAAGCAGGCTTCCGTGCTCTCCGGAGGGGAGAAGGTGCGCTGCATGCTCTCCAAGATCATGCTCCACCAGCCCAACTTCCTGCTGCTGGACGAGCCGACCAACCACCTGGACCTGGAGTCCATCACCGCCCTCAACAATGCGATGCAGGACTTCAAGGGCAACCTCATCTTCACCTCCCACGACCACCAGCTGATGCAGACGGTGGCCAACCGCATCATCGAAATCACGCCCAACGGCGCCATCGACAGCCTGATGACTTTCGAGGAGTTTCTGGTTTCAGAGGATGTGAAAAGGCAGCGGGAGGCGTTGTATAGAGGGGTGCTGGTTTAA
- a CDS encoding tetratricopeptide repeat protein — MPSSFDGNALALAKRFLRAQQLLEFRRPAEAEAEFRAMLELDPDNALAFRGLAACARLRNDLHGARRFIAQALRHGPGDAAIHFEAGEIYSLLEKHKKAIPYFELAVEREPENADYLFGLAIAFHRSGGLIDTLKAEKLIGRVLALNPSHAPALTYKAAIARQGLHFGEAEKYLQQLGQADPEDAYLQRLLAEQRRRNGNIATALEHHLSALRQDPGDRDELYNYYEAYAYENRLWRAVSRWDRGVLLNPISQFITTMTAFVLLLLLITKSPEFIPETGRQALAWLIYLPLFIFWVVRLWPKWVAPRRRWHFPFTNKAAQFVFLDLNGALGVLAFGAYLATGDFIGVTTAIFLMIYGAIAADVILSRKGSFARQMSLILGGIYLCGAVNLALALLGHRPYKPSEVIAGAAWMLILLGYSLFDELKNKGWWQKWTG; from the coding sequence ATGCCTAGCTCATTCGATGGAAATGCCTTGGCCCTCGCCAAGCGCTTCCTCCGCGCCCAGCAACTCCTCGAATTCCGCCGCCCCGCAGAAGCGGAAGCGGAATTCAGGGCTATGCTGGAACTTGACCCCGACAATGCCCTGGCCTTCCGGGGCCTGGCCGCCTGCGCCCGCCTGCGGAACGACTTACACGGCGCCCGAAGATTTATCGCACAGGCGCTCCGCCATGGCCCGGGTGATGCAGCCATCCATTTCGAGGCCGGCGAGATATACAGCCTGTTGGAAAAACACAAAAAGGCCATCCCCTACTTTGAGCTGGCTGTCGAGCGAGAGCCGGAAAATGCCGATTACCTCTTCGGGCTGGCCATAGCTTTCCACCGGTCCGGCGGGCTGATAGATACCCTGAAAGCGGAAAAGCTCATCGGCCGGGTTTTGGCGCTGAATCCCAGCCACGCTCCGGCACTTACTTATAAAGCTGCCATTGCCCGGCAGGGCTTACACTTCGGCGAAGCGGAAAAGTACCTGCAGCAGCTCGGCCAGGCCGATCCGGAGGATGCCTACCTGCAGCGCCTCCTGGCGGAGCAGCGCCGCCGGAACGGCAATATCGCAACGGCGCTGGAGCATCATCTGTCGGCACTGCGGCAGGATCCCGGAGACCGGGACGAACTCTACAATTACTACGAAGCCTACGCCTATGAGAACCGATTGTGGCGGGCGGTCAGCCGTTGGGACAGAGGCGTGTTGTTAAACCCCATTTCTCAATTCATCACTACGATGACCGCCTTTGTCCTGCTCCTGCTGCTGATCACGAAAAGCCCGGAGTTTATACCTGAAACCGGGCGGCAGGCCCTGGCCTGGCTGATCTACCTGCCCCTTTTTATCTTCTGGGTAGTGCGGCTATGGCCCAAATGGGTGGCCCCGCGTCGCCGCTGGCATTTCCCCTTCACCAATAAGGCCGCCCAGTTCGTGTTCCTCGACCTCAACGGCGCCCTGGGCGTACTGGCCTTTGGCGCCTACCTGGCCACCGGCGATTTTATCGGTGTGACAACGGCCATTTTCCTGATGATCTACGGCGCAATTGCCGCCGATGTCATCCTTTCCAGGAAAGGGTCCTTCGCCCGGCAAATGAGCCTGATCCTGGGGGGCATTTACCTCTGCGGCGCCGTCAACCTGGCCCTGGCCCTGCTGGGGCACCGGCCGTATAAACCCTCCGAGGTCATTGCTGGTGCGGCCTGGATGCTGATCCTTCTGGGATATAGCCTGTTCGATGAGCTTAAAAATAAGGGGTGGTGGCAGAAATGGACGGGGTAG
- a CDS encoding glycoside hydrolase family 15 protein, whose protein sequence is MPEQDYPRISDYGLIGNLHTTALLSRRGSIDFMPFTRFDSPTIFAALLDRKKGGSFSIEPVDGEVPVKQLYLPDTAILLTRFLSEAGIAELTDFMPVKEQEEHCAVVRMLRCIKGKLEFKATCAPRFDYARTAPFLKQEGPKSVLLADGATLSVRLCSDTELKVAGDAVEAAFTLEEGQCVSFVLEAVSRDAPEPERDLYYYCNTAFENTINFWEEWIAQARYSGRWEEIIHRSLITLKLLTSYRYGSPIAAATFGLPEAVGGERNWDYRYTWIRDAAFSMYAFVRMGFREEAGAFIKWIMARCRDLDNAANIQLMYAVDGNTELDEYELDHLEGYRGSRPVRVGNAASTQFQLDVYGELIDTVYLYNRHNDSITYEFWMDIREIVNFVCENWKQKGHGIWEVRSETQEFLHSKVMSWVAIDRGIRIAEARSFPAPIEKWRKSRDAIYEDIYNNYWNEDKQAFVQYRGADVLDASALLMPLVRLLSPHEKRWQSTLKAIEKELATDTLVYRYRTDNGAVDGLDGAEETFSMCSFWYIENLAKAGQLDKARLYFEKMLGYANHLGLFSEMIALNGEQIGNFPQAFTHLALISAAYQLEHVEAGRPGR, encoded by the coding sequence ATGCCCGAGCAAGACTATCCCCGAATCTCCGACTACGGCCTGATCGGCAACCTGCACACCACCGCCCTGTTGTCCCGCCGGGGTTCTATAGATTTTATGCCGTTCACCCGCTTCGACTCGCCCACCATTTTTGCCGCCCTGCTCGACCGGAAGAAAGGGGGCAGTTTTAGCATCGAACCCGTTGATGGCGAAGTACCGGTTAAACAGTTGTACCTGCCCGACACGGCAATACTGCTGACCCGCTTCCTGTCGGAAGCCGGAATCGCAGAGCTGACCGACTTCATGCCGGTCAAAGAGCAGGAAGAGCACTGCGCGGTTGTGCGCATGCTGCGCTGCATCAAGGGGAAGCTGGAGTTTAAAGCCACCTGCGCCCCCCGCTTCGACTATGCCCGCACCGCCCCTTTCCTCAAACAGGAAGGGCCGAAGTCGGTGCTCCTGGCCGATGGCGCCACCCTATCGGTACGCCTGTGCAGCGACACCGAGCTGAAAGTGGCCGGCGACGCAGTGGAGGCGGCTTTTACTCTGGAAGAAGGGCAGTGCGTGTCATTCGTGCTGGAAGCGGTAAGCCGCGATGCGCCCGAACCGGAGCGCGACCTTTACTACTACTGCAATACCGCCTTTGAAAACACGATCAACTTCTGGGAGGAGTGGATCGCCCAGGCCCGGTATAGCGGCCGTTGGGAGGAGATTATCCACCGTTCGCTCATCACGCTGAAGCTATTGACATCCTACCGCTACGGCTCTCCCATAGCGGCGGCTACCTTTGGCCTGCCGGAAGCGGTTGGCGGCGAGCGCAACTGGGATTACCGCTACACCTGGATCCGCGACGCGGCCTTTTCGATGTATGCCTTTGTGCGCATGGGCTTCCGCGAAGAAGCCGGCGCGTTCATCAAATGGATCATGGCGCGCTGCCGCGACCTCGACAACGCCGCCAACATACAGCTGATGTATGCGGTAGACGGCAACACCGAGCTTGACGAATACGAGCTCGATCACCTCGAAGGGTACAGAGGCAGCCGTCCGGTGCGGGTGGGCAATGCCGCTTCCACGCAATTCCAACTGGACGTTTACGGGGAGTTGATCGACACGGTTTACCTGTACAACCGCCACAACGATTCCATTACTTATGAATTCTGGATGGATATCCGGGAGATCGTCAACTTCGTCTGTGAGAACTGGAAGCAGAAAGGCCACGGCATCTGGGAAGTACGCAGCGAAACCCAGGAATTCCTTCACTCCAAAGTGATGAGCTGGGTGGCTATCGACCGCGGCATTCGCATTGCCGAAGCCCGGTCGTTTCCGGCGCCCATCGAAAAATGGCGGAAGAGCCGCGACGCTATCTACGAGGACATCTACAACAACTACTGGAATGAAGACAAACAGGCTTTCGTGCAGTACCGTGGCGCCGACGTGCTCGACGCCTCCGCCCTGCTCATGCCGCTGGTGCGCCTGCTGAGCCCCCATGAAAAACGCTGGCAATCGACACTGAAGGCCATCGAAAAGGAGCTGGCCACCGACACGCTGGTCTACCGCTACCGGACCGACAACGGCGCTGTCGACGGCCTGGACGGCGCCGAGGAGACCTTCTCCATGTGCTCCTTCTGGTACATCGAGAACCTGGCCAAGGCCGGGCAGCTGGACAAAGCCCGCCTCTACTTCGAAAAAATGCTGGGCTACGCCAACCACCTGGGCCTCTTCTCCGAGATGATCGCTCTCAACGGGGAGCAGATCGGCAACTTCCCGCAGGCTTTTACACATTTGGCGCTGATCAGTGCGGCTTATCAGCTAGAGCATGTGGAGGCGGGGCGGCCTGGCAGGTAG
- a CDS encoding PorT family protein, with translation MKISYNILWASLVLLFIMPQEAGAQYKKRRRYQQRFKAGMVLGGNLSQVDGDGYSGFDKGNLQFGLSGAAILSEHAEIGVEFLYAGRGSKVESERGSGVEKKDRLIDLRYMEVPILFRFRQKAEAPSSLIEAGFSFGRIIHSRVTEPAVPDDGIAFRNFEPYFNSNEVALLAGYGYQTSRRLNFKLRFGFALTQFYRNPAKKGEQPANSLFAAGSRNSIEFLRNYYLSLMAHYQF, from the coding sequence ATGAAGATCAGTTACAACATCCTCTGGGCAAGCCTTGTTTTGCTCTTTATTATGCCGCAGGAAGCCGGGGCTCAGTACAAAAAGCGCCGCCGCTACCAGCAGCGGTTCAAAGCTGGAATGGTTCTGGGCGGCAACCTGTCGCAGGTAGACGGGGACGGCTACTCCGGGTTTGACAAGGGCAACCTGCAGTTCGGGCTCTCCGGGGCAGCCATCCTCAGCGAGCATGCGGAAATAGGCGTCGAATTCCTTTATGCCGGCCGGGGCAGCAAAGTGGAAAGCGAAAGAGGCAGCGGGGTGGAAAAAAAAGACCGACTGATAGACCTGCGGTATATGGAAGTGCCTATCCTTTTCCGCTTCCGGCAAAAGGCGGAAGCGCCTTCTTCCCTGATAGAGGCGGGCTTTTCTTTCGGCCGCATCATTCATTCCCGGGTGACAGAACCTGCCGTTCCGGATGATGGCATCGCCTTCCGGAATTTCGAGCCCTATTTCAATAGCAATGAAGTGGCGTTGTTGGCTGGTTACGGCTATCAAACGTCCCGGCGGCTAAATTTCAAACTGCGTTTTGGCTTCGCGCTTACCCAGTTCTACCGCAATCCTGCAAAAAAAGGCGAGCAGCCCGCCAACAGCCTTTTTGCTGCCGGCTCCAGAAATAGCATAGAATTCCTGCGAAACTACTACCTGTCCCTCATGGCGCATTACCAGTTCTGA
- a CDS encoding nucleoside triphosphate pyrophosphohydrolase family protein: protein MEKLDALNQVAEFHRTFKHPIEPEPVIPAPKRCRLRVALLAEELKELEKAIEDRDIVEVADALCDLQYVLSGAVLEFGLGEKFKALFDEVQRSNMSKSCSTREEAEATVRYYKEQKGFDSYIAEADGHWLVYRKSDNKTLKSVNYSPAGLEKILEG from the coding sequence ATGGAAAAACTGGATGCGCTGAACCAGGTAGCGGAATTTCACCGGACTTTCAAACACCCCATAGAACCCGAACCGGTTATTCCTGCCCCAAAGCGATGCCGCCTGCGCGTAGCCCTGCTGGCAGAGGAGCTCAAAGAGCTGGAAAAGGCCATCGAAGACCGCGATATCGTCGAAGTGGCCGACGCCCTGTGCGACTTGCAGTACGTGCTGTCCGGCGCCGTCCTGGAATTCGGGCTGGGGGAAAAGTTCAAAGCCCTCTTCGACGAGGTGCAGCGGTCAAATATGAGCAAATCCTGCTCTACACGCGAGGAGGCCGAGGCTACCGTGAGGTATTATAAGGAGCAAAAAGGCTTCGACAGCTACATCGCCGAAGCCGATGGGCACTGGCTCGTCTACCGAAAATCGGATAACAAAACCCTGAAGTCCGTCAATTATTCCCCGGCGGGCCTGGAGAAGATACTGGAGGGGTGA
- a CDS encoding arginine decarboxylase, which yields MAVTNRYFDLIDQTFYFPQEGFDIEDGYLVFNGVPLIYLIRKYGTPLKLTYLPKIGSQIKKARNMFTRAMKSMGYKGKYFYCYCTKSCHFSYVVNEVLRHNVHLETSSAFDIDLIRRLHKKGRLTEETIIVCNGFKPQDYLEKIVALINDGFENVVPILDNMGEFDYYEKHVKGKCKIGIRVATEEEPNFEFYTSRLGIRNADVVPFFKDRIKDNPKFELKMLHFFVDTGIKDTLYYWGELKKAIKVYCELKRHSENLKAINIGGGMPIRNSLGFEFDYKYMVKEIVSLILQACEEEEIPEPDIFTEFGKYTVGESGATIFSVLGQKLQNDAEMWYMIDNSLMTTLPDAWGIGERFILLPINKWHNEYRRANIGGLSCDNSDYYNSEIHESQVYLPAYSPGDTEPLYLGFFHTGAYQDAISGYGGIKHCLIPSPKHVIIYKNAQGNIVDKIYQPEQSAEDMLKILGY from the coding sequence TTGGCAGTTACCAACCGATACTTTGACCTCATTGACCAGACCTTCTACTTCCCGCAGGAAGGCTTCGACATTGAAGATGGGTACCTGGTATTCAACGGCGTTCCATTGATCTACCTGATCCGAAAATACGGGACTCCGCTCAAGCTCACGTATCTTCCCAAGATCGGCTCCCAGATCAAAAAAGCCCGAAATATGTTTACCAGGGCTATGAAATCGATGGGATACAAGGGGAAATACTTTTACTGCTACTGCACCAAAAGCTGCCACTTCAGCTATGTGGTCAACGAAGTGCTCCGGCACAATGTACACCTGGAGACTTCTTCCGCTTTCGACATCGACCTCATCCGCCGCCTGCACAAAAAAGGCAGGCTGACCGAGGAAACCATCATCGTATGCAATGGTTTCAAGCCCCAGGACTACCTGGAGAAGATCGTTGCCCTCATCAATGACGGCTTCGAAAACGTAGTGCCCATCCTGGACAATATGGGCGAGTTCGACTACTACGAAAAACACGTCAAGGGCAAATGCAAGATCGGTATCCGGGTAGCTACCGAAGAAGAGCCCAACTTCGAGTTTTACACCTCGCGCCTGGGCATCCGCAACGCCGACGTGGTGCCTTTCTTCAAAGACCGGATCAAAGACAACCCCAAGTTTGAACTCAAGATGCTCCACTTTTTTGTAGACACCGGCATCAAGGATACCCTCTACTACTGGGGCGAACTGAAAAAGGCCATAAAAGTATACTGCGAACTCAAGCGCCACAGCGAAAACCTGAAGGCCATCAATATTGGAGGCGGCATGCCCATCCGCAATTCGCTCGGGTTCGAATTCGATTACAAATACATGGTCAAGGAGATCGTCAGCCTCATCCTGCAGGCCTGCGAGGAGGAAGAAATCCCCGAGCCGGACATCTTCACCGAATTCGGAAAATACACGGTGGGGGAAAGCGGGGCTACCATCTTCTCAGTGCTGGGGCAAAAGCTGCAAAACGACGCCGAGATGTGGTACATGATCGACAATTCGCTGATGACTACCCTGCCCGATGCCTGGGGTATTGGCGAGCGCTTTATCCTGCTGCCCATCAACAAATGGCACAACGAATACCGAAGAGCCAATATCGGCGGCTTGAGCTGTGACAATTCCGATTATTACAATTCGGAAATTCACGAGAGCCAGGTTTACCTGCCTGCCTACAGCCCGGGCGACACCGAGCCGTTGTACCTCGGTTTTTTTCACACCGGCGCCTACCAGGACGCCATCAGCGGCTACGGAGGGATCAAACATTGCCTGATCCCGTCGCCCAAACACGTCATCATCTACAAAAATGCCCAGGGCAATATCGTGGATAAGATATACCAGCCGGAACAATCGGCGGAAGACATGTTGAAGATATTGGGATATTGA
- a CDS encoding thioredoxin family protein, whose protein sequence is MIRIQVLGLGNSQHRKLSHNLRSALESIGLRAKVEQVTEVEDILRYKVSSIPAILLDGQALFENGDMPSIEELRDLLAGVAAVG, encoded by the coding sequence ATGATTAGAATCCAAGTATTAGGACTGGGCAACAGCCAACACAGGAAACTGAGCCATAATCTGCGCTCGGCTTTGGAGAGTATCGGCTTGCGCGCCAAGGTGGAGCAGGTGACAGAAGTGGAGGATATCCTGCGCTACAAAGTCAGTTCCATCCCTGCCATTTTACTCGATGGGCAGGCGCTCTTTGAGAACGGGGATATGCCCAGCATCGAGGAGCTTCGCGATCTGCTCGCCGGGGTTGCCGCCGTAGGGTGA